A part of Streptomyces sp. NBC_01210 genomic DNA contains:
- a CDS encoding biliverdin-producing heme oxygenase: MDATATGSGTPFSTLIRVASHEQHTEAETSAFMSDLLGGRLSVAAYARYTEQLWFVYRTLEEAAGLLKDDAVAGPFIRPELMRTAELERDLAHLRGADWREGLAPLPATAAYAARIAECARSWPPGYVAHHYTRYLGDLSGGQIIRDRAEKTWGFARKGDGVRFYVFEEIANPAAFKRGYRELLDAVDADDLEKQRIIDECKRAFDFNGAVFRELGAEFPLSA, translated from the coding sequence TTGGACGCCACCGCCACCGGCTCCGGTACGCCCTTCTCGACGCTCATCCGTGTCGCCTCGCACGAGCAGCACACCGAGGCGGAGACCTCGGCCTTCATGAGCGATCTGCTCGGCGGCCGGCTGAGCGTGGCCGCGTACGCGCGCTACACCGAGCAGCTGTGGTTCGTGTACCGGACGCTGGAGGAGGCGGCGGGGCTGCTGAAGGACGACGCGGTCGCCGGGCCGTTCATCCGGCCGGAGCTGATGCGCACCGCGGAGCTGGAGCGCGACCTGGCGCATCTGCGGGGCGCCGACTGGCGCGAGGGGCTCGCGCCGCTGCCCGCCACCGCCGCGTATGCCGCGCGGATCGCGGAGTGCGCGCGGAGCTGGCCCCCCGGGTATGTCGCGCACCACTACACCCGCTACCTCGGGGACCTCTCCGGCGGCCAGATCATCCGCGACAGGGCGGAGAAGACGTGGGGCTTCGCACGCAAGGGCGACGGCGTGCGGTTCTACGTCTTCGAGGAGATCGCCAACCCGGCGGCGTTCAAGCGGGGTTACCGCGAGCTGCTGGACGCGGTGGACGCGGACGATCTGGAGAAGCAGCGGATCATCGACGAGTGCAAGCGGGCGTTCGACTTCAATGGGGCGGTGTTCCGGGAACTGGGAGCGGAGTTCCCGCTCAGCGCATAG
- the map gene encoding type I methionyl aminopeptidase produces MSGQSLLVPGELSPTRSVPGNIRRPEYVGKPAPTPYTGPEVQDSDTVERMRVAGRIAAQAMEEAAKHISPGVTTDELDRVAHEFMCDHGAYPSTLGYRGFPKSLCSSVNEVICHGIPDSTVLRDGDIVNLDVTAYINGVHGDNNATYLCGDVDEESRLLVERTRESLNRAIKAVKPGRQVNVIGRVIESYAKRFGYGVVRDFTGHGINSSFHSGLIIPHYDAAHATTVIQPGMTFTIEPMLTLGTHEYDMWDDGWTVVTKDRKRTAQFEHTLVVTESGAEILTLP; encoded by the coding sequence ATGTCTGGCCAGTCGCTGCTCGTACCAGGGGAGCTCTCTCCCACCCGCTCCGTTCCCGGAAACATCCGGCGCCCCGAGTACGTCGGGAAGCCCGCGCCGACGCCGTACACCGGGCCGGAGGTCCAGGACTCCGACACCGTCGAGCGGATGCGCGTCGCGGGTCGCATCGCCGCGCAGGCGATGGAGGAGGCCGCCAAGCACATCTCGCCCGGCGTGACCACGGACGAACTGGACCGGGTCGCGCACGAGTTCATGTGCGACCACGGCGCCTACCCCTCCACGCTCGGCTACCGCGGCTTCCCCAAGTCGCTCTGTTCCTCGGTGAACGAGGTGATCTGTCACGGGATCCCGGACTCCACCGTGCTGCGCGACGGCGACATCGTGAACCTCGACGTCACCGCGTACATCAACGGCGTGCACGGCGACAACAACGCCACCTACCTCTGCGGCGACGTCGACGAGGAGTCACGGCTGCTGGTGGAGCGGACCCGGGAGTCCCTCAACCGCGCCATCAAGGCGGTCAAGCCGGGACGCCAGGTCAATGTCATCGGCCGGGTCATCGAGTCGTACGCCAAGCGCTTCGGCTACGGCGTCGTCCGTGACTTCACCGGGCACGGGATCAACTCGTCCTTCCACTCCGGGCTGATCATCCCGCACTACGACGCCGCGCACGCGACGACCGTGATCCAGCCCGGGATGACCTTCACGATCGAGCCGATGCTCACGCTCGGGACGCACGAGTACGACATGTGGGACGACGGCTGGACCGTGGTGACGAAGGACCGCAAGCGCACGGCGCAGTTCGAGCACACGCTGGTGGTGACGGAGAGCGGGGCCGAAATCCTCACCTTGCCGTGA
- the npdG gene encoding NADPH-dependent F420 reductase, with protein MTSTDSAGTAKAPAKDPWDLPDVSGLIVGVLGGTGDQGRGLAYRLARAGQKVIIGSRAVERAETAATELGLGIEGADNAECARRSDVVIVAVPWEGHAKTLEALQKELAGKLVVDCVNPLGFDKKGAYALKPEEGSAAEQAAALLPDSRVTAAFHHLSAVLLQDPSIEEIDTDVMVLGEARADTDIVQALAGRIPGMRGVFAGRLRGAHQVESLVANLISVNRRYKAHAGLRVTDV; from the coding sequence ATGACTTCTACTGACAGTGCGGGCACCGCGAAGGCCCCGGCCAAGGACCCCTGGGACCTCCCCGACGTATCCGGCCTGATCGTCGGCGTCCTCGGCGGCACCGGCGACCAGGGGCGCGGGCTCGCGTACCGGCTGGCCAGGGCCGGGCAGAAGGTGATCATCGGGTCCCGGGCCGTGGAGCGCGCCGAGACGGCGGCCACGGAGCTCGGCCTCGGCATCGAGGGCGCCGACAACGCCGAGTGCGCGCGGCGCAGCGATGTCGTGATCGTGGCGGTGCCGTGGGAAGGGCACGCCAAGACTCTCGAGGCGCTGCAGAAGGAGCTCGCGGGCAAGCTCGTCGTCGACTGTGTCAACCCGCTCGGCTTCGACAAGAAGGGCGCGTACGCGCTGAAGCCGGAGGAGGGCAGCGCCGCCGAGCAGGCCGCCGCCCTGCTGCCCGACTCGCGGGTCACCGCGGCCTTCCACCATCTGTCCGCCGTACTGCTCCAGGACCCGTCGATCGAGGAGATCGACACCGATGTGATGGTGCTGGGCGAGGCGCGCGCCGACACCGACATCGTGCAGGCGCTGGCCGGCCGTATCCCGGGCATGCGCGGAGTCTTCGCGGGCCGGCTGCGAGGCGCCCACCAGGTGGAGTCGCTGGTCGCCAATCTGATCTCGGTGAACCGCCGCTACAAGGCACACGCGGGTCTGCGCGTCACCGACGTGTAG